The sequence CGGCCATCGGCACCGGCGCGCTCACCCTCAATGGCGGCACGCTCGACAACACGTCCGCCGCCGCCATCGTCATGACCGCCAACAACGCGCAGGCGTGGCAAGGCGACTTCACCTTCACCGGTACGCATGATCTCGATCTCGGCAGCGCGCAGATCAACATCGGCGGCACCGGCTCCGACCGCGTGGTGACGATCTCCGGCGGCACCCTCGCCGGTGGCAAACTGGTCGCCCTTTCACAGGGGTTCGTGAAACAAGGCGCGGGCAAGCTGGAGGTCGGCAGCGTGGGCATCGGCAACGGTGGCAGCCTTGTCACCGGCGCGCTCAACGTCGCGGCCGGCACCTTGCAGATCAACCGCACCGGCACGGTGGTCGCCACCAGCGGGGATTTCACCGCGGCGGGTCTCACTGGCGGAGGCGCGCTCGTCAATGGTGCGTCCGTCGAACGCTGGTTCTTCACCAATCCGGCCAGCGGATCGTTCACCTTCACCGGCAGTGTGGCCAATGGCAGCACCGGGCCGCTCGGTTTCAACAAGAGCGGCGCGGGCACCCAGGTGCTCTCCGGCGTGAACTCCTACACCGGCGTCACCACCGTGGCCGGGGGCGAGCTGGTGCTCGCTGGCAACAACACCGGCGCGGGTACCGCCGTCACCCTCAGCAGCGGACGTCTCACCCTGGCTACGAACCAAGGACTTGGCCTGGCCTCGCTGATCACGCTGTCCGGCACCAATGTCGCCTCGCTCGCCTTCGCCAGCGATGCCGATGGCACCGCCTATTCGCTCGCCATGGGGTCGGGGACCGCGGTGGAGATCATCTCCGGTCGCGCGACACCCGGCGCAGGGATCAACCACACGGTGACCAGCGCGGCCACCGGGGCCGCCCTCGGCGGTGGCACGCTGAATTTCACCAGCGGGGCCAATGTCACCTCCGGCCTGGGCCGCATCACGATTCCCCACCTCGGGTTCTCCGCGGGCAGCGTCCTGACCACCACGCTCAATCCGACCTCCGCGAACGTGACGGTGGGTGACGTTTCGAAGCAGCTCAACAACTTCTCGCAGACCCTCGGGCTCTCCGGCACCACCACCGACAACCTGGTCACCGGCGTGATTTCGAACGGCTCCGCGCTCAGCGGCGCGAACAATGTCTCGGTGCTCAAGACCGGCTCCGGCACGTGGACGCTTTCCGGCGCGAACACCTACACCGGCACCACCACCGTCTCGGCGGGCACGCTTGCCATCACCGGCAACCAGTCCACCGCCACCGGAGCCGTCACCGTCTCCACCGGGGCCACCCTCGCGGGCAATGGCAACCTCGGCGGCACGGTGACCATCGGTGCTGGTGCCCACCATGCCCTCGCCGTGGCCGCCACTTCCGGAGGCCAGGTCACGCGTCTCATCGGTGGCTCGCTCGACCTGAGCGCCGCCGGGGATATCCTCGACCTGAGCGCCACCGCGAGCCCCGCGGCCGGCTCTTACATCCTGGCCACCGCCACCGGCGGCATCACCGGCACTCTCGCGGACACGGTGGTGAACTACACCGGCATCACCGGCGGATCGGTGGCGATCCAGGGCAACAACCTCGTGCTGACCATCGCTGGCGCGGGCTACTCCGGCTGGGCCACCACCCACGCCGGGGGACAGGCCGCCGACCTCGATTTCGATGGCGATGGGGTTCGCAACGGAGTGGAGTATTTCCTGAACGCGGCGGCTGGCATCACCGTCAATCCCGCGGTGGTGGGTGGCGTGGTCACCTGGCCGAATGGCGGCAACATTCCCGCCTCCGCCTACGGCACCCAGTTCGTGGTCCAGACGTCGCCGGATCTGGTGACGTGGACAGCGGTTCCCGCCGGTAGCCTCACCGCCAACACCGACTCCACGCTCAGCTACACGCTTCCCACGGGTCAGGGTAAACTCTTCGTCCGCCTCGTGGTAACGCCGAACTGATCTCCCGATGCTACCGGCCCTCGTGGGCCCGGGACTGCGGCTGTGCTCCGGAAGTTAAAGGTTTCTTCCGCGGGTGCAGCCGCTTTCGTTTGGTGGCATGTCGCCCGTGATCATCGCGTGCTCCGCGCGTACATTCCCAGGGTGGCTCCCACGAAGCCGCCTGCGGAGCCGGTGCTCAGGATGCTGCCGTCCACGCCCGCTTTCAGGACCTTCCACTCGCCGTCTTTGGTGACGCGGTAGGAGAAGGTCTGGTCCTTGCCATCGCCTTCCATGCGGAAGGTGATCGCCTTCGCGTTCTCCGGCAGGGTTTCACTGGCCAGCGTTTCAGCGGAGGTGTTCTTGGTGCGCTGTTCGAGGAAGACGCTGCGCGGCTTGCCGGGCTCGGTGTGCACTCCGAGGAAGAAGTAGTTGGTGTCGTTCTGCAGCGCGGCCAATCCGGCATCGCCAGCCGTGGCGGCGGGGTTCAGCACCAGCGTGGTGGAGGCGCTGTAGCGGACGTGCTGCAAGCGGCGCGCGACGAACGACGGATTGCCGTTCGCGGCCGGGTCGGGTTTGTCGATCGAGTGCAGCGCCACCGGGCGTGGCGCGATCATCAGCGAGCCGGGCTTCGCCGTGAGCGACCACCACGGCTCGCGCGGCGTGCGCAGGAAGAACCACTGCTGGCCGAGTTCCTTGCCGTTGAAATCGTCATGCACGGAGAAACTGCCATTGAGCGGTGTCTTCGCGGGTGCGGAGGGTGGAAGGTTCGGGCGCTTCACGTTCCGCGGCAGCGGCACGCCGGGTTTCAAGATCATCGGCCAGTCGTTCTCCCAGGTGACGGGGAGCAGGTAGGTTTCGCGGCCGAGATTCGAGTAGCCACCCCCGTAGGGCCGCACACCGAGGAACACCGCCCACCATTCGCCATTCGGCGTTTCCACCAGATCGGCGTGGCCGAGGCAGGTCACCGGGTCCGGGCGATTCGGATCCATGTCCCGCTGGGTGAGGATCGGATTGCCAGGGAAGGGGACGAAGGGTTCGGCGAGGGATTTGGTCCGGAGGATGACCTGCGAATGGTTCGGGCCGGTGCCGCCTTCCGCGGCGCAGAGGTAGTACCAGCCGTTGCGCTTGAAGAGGTGCGGGCCCTCGATCCACGCGGGCTTCTTGCTGATGTCGACGCCGCCGTTGACCACGATGCGGCCGTTCTTCACCGATTGGGTTTTCGCGTCGAACTCCCACAGCCAGATCGCGCGGTGGCCGTCGTAGAGCGGCTTCTTGTCCGGCGGGTTGCCGTTGTGGACGATGTAGGCGCGGCCGTCGTCGTCGAAGAAGAAGGACGGGTCGATGCCGTCGAGCGGCAGCTTCACCGGCTCGGACCACGGGCCCGCCGGGTTCTTCGCGGTGACGTAGAAGTTGCCGATGCCGTACACGTTGGTCGTGATCATGTAAAAGAGACCGTCGTGATACTGGATGGCGGGAGCGAAGATGCCGCAGGACACCGGCAGGCCGTCCACGTCGAGCTGGGACGGGCGATCGAGGATGTGCCCGATCTGGTTCCAGTTCACCAGATCGGTGCTGTGGAAGATCGGCACGCCGGGGTAGTAGGAGAAGGTGGAGTTGATGAGGTAGAAGTCCTTGCCCGCGCGGCAGATGCTGGGGTCCGGATAGAAGCCGGTGAGGATCGGATTGTGGAACGCGCCGGGCTTCGGCGGGGTCTGGTCGAAGACCGGATCGCTGCCCTCGTAATCGAACGAGGTGAACTCCGCCCAACCGGCCACCGCGCCGCCTTTGGTGGTTTCCGCCAAGACCGGTGGCGTGAATGGCACGATGACCAGCGCCAACGCGAGCGACTGGAGGAGACGGTGGGTGGGGAACTTCGGGAAGATCATGGAAATCGAAAAATGGCTTGAATGGAACGTTTAATGATCGGGTTTGCCGCAAGGCGGTGCCGGGACTCAGCGGCGGGGGGCCACCAGCGCCTGGAACGCGGGCTTCGGCTTGCACGCGCGGTCGAACAACAGCGGGTGGCTGGTGCGGCCCCGGATCGGCCAATCGTTCAACCACGATTCGCCATCGCACAGTCCCCAGAGGGTCACGCGGGTCACCACACCGGGATGTTTCAGATACACCGCGAAGAGCTCGGCGTAGCGGCGGGCGAGCGCCTCCTGGACGTTGGCAGGCAGCCCGTTGGTGTAGGGATTGAGCGCCGGGTCGGCGGCCTCGTTGCGGGAAACATCGGCGCTGGTGTTGTGGCCGCGCGCGGGCAGCACATCCACGTCCAGCTCGGTGATCATCACCTTGAGCCCGGCCTGGCCGAAGGCGGTGATGGTTTCATCGAGCATGGTGGCGGGCGGCCAGGTGAGGCTCACGTGATCCTGGATTCCCACGCCCGTCACCGGCACTCCGGCGGCCTTGAGCTTCTTGAGCAGGGCGATCGCGCCGTCGCGCTTCTTGCCGCCCTCGATGCCGTAGTCGTTGTAGTAAAGCTGAGCCGCCGGATCGGCCTCGTGGGCGAATTGGAAGGCCTTCGCGAGGTAGTCCTCGCCGATGATCTTGAGCCACGGCGACTGGCGCAACGTGCCGTCCTCCTCCAGTGCCTCGTTGACCACGTCCCAGCCTTTCACGCGGCCCTTGTAGCGGCCCACCACCGTCTGGATGTGCTTTTTCATCCGCGCCAGCAGCGTCTCGCGGTCCACCGGATTGCCGGCCGCATCCTTGAACAACCAGCCCGGCACCTGCGAGTGCCACACCAGCGTGTGGCCGATGGTGAACATCCCGTTGCGGGTGCCGAAGTCCACGTAGCGGTCGGCCTGCTCGAAGTGGAACTCGTTTTCCCGTGGCTGGAGCGCGTCCCACTTCATCACGTTCTCGGGCGTGATGCTGTTGAACTGGTTCGCGATCAACGCGGCCTGGGTGGCATTGGCCCCCGTGAACTGGTGCGGGCGGACCGCCACGCCCACCAGCAGGCGGTTCTTGAAGGCATCCTTGAGCGTGGCCTGCGCGAGCGCGGGCATGGCGGAGAGGCCCAGCCCGGCGGCGGCCATCATGACGACGTGGATTCTCATGGGGAGGTTCGGGAAAGGGGAGGGGCGATCAGGCGGCGGCGGGCGCGGCGTCTGCGCGGCGGCGCGCGAGTTCGTCGGCCATTTCCAGCGTGGCGCGCTTGTTCAGCCGGTAGGCCAGCAGCAGCGCGGTGCAGAGGGTGAACATCACGCCGACCGCCAGGGTGGAGGTCACATGATAGCCGGTCACGGCGTCCGTGGCCTCCGGGTGCTTCGTGTCGTAGTGGAAGACGCCGGACATGATCCACAGGAACGAGGCCGAGCCGAGCGCTAGCCCCGCCTTCAGGCAAAAGCCGATCGTCGCGAACACCATGCCGGTGAAACGCCGGCCGGTGACCAGTTCCGAGTAGTCCGCCACGTCCGCGAAGATCGCCCAGATCAGCGGGACCGTCGGCGCGTAAACCAGCGAACCGAGCACCGTGAGCACCAGCATGCCGGTGACCTGGTCCGGCTTGAGCAGGTAGAACGCGAAGGCGTTCACGGCGGAGAGCGCGAACCCGGCCACGGCCACCGCCTTCTTGCCGAAACGGCGTGCGAAGGAGGCGGAGGCCAGGATGCCGAGGATCATGGTCAGCGTGCCGATCATGTTCGCGAGGCTGTTGAAGACGTCGGCGATGTTCGAGGCGGCGAGGTTGTCGCGGGTGCCGTGGACGATGTAGCCCAGCGATTCCAGCAGGCCGCCGGGTTTCGGCGCGCCCTCCGCCAGCGCGGGCGCGGTGAGGCCGAGGCGGGCGAGGAAGTCGAACATCGCCGCCTTGTCCGTGAACTGGTGGTAGTAGTTGTAGAGCGCGCCGCCGCGGAACGAGAGGATGGCGAAGTGGACCAGTGTCATCAGCGCCATCACCCGCCACGGGCCGTTCTTGAGCAGGTCCACGAAGTCCTGCTTCGGCGGCGTGTGGGTTTCCGCCACCGGCTGGATGCGCTCGCGGGAGGTGAAGAAGGTGATCAGGAACAACACCAGGCACACCACCGCCCAGATCGTCATCGTGACCTGCCAGCCGTGCTGGCGGTCATGGCCCTCCGAAAACCGCGCCACCAGCGGCAGCGTGAAGCCGCCGACGATGAACTGGGCGATGTTCACCGCGATGAAGCGGAACGAGTTCAGTTTCGCGCGCTCGTTCAGGTCCGCCGTGATCACGCCGCCGAGCGCCGAATACGGCATGTTGTTCATCGAGTAGAGCGTCATCAGCAGCATGTTGGTGATGACGGCGTAGGCCACCAGCGGACCGGCCTTCCAGCCGGACGGGGTGGTGTAGGCCAGCACCATGACCACGGCCCATGGCACGGCGGTCCACAGGATCCACGGCCGGAATTTCCCCCAGCGGGTGTTCGTGCGGTCCGCCAGCACGCCCATGATCGGATCGAAAATGGCATCCCACAGCCGCGGCCACAGCAGCACCGAGGCCGCCGCGCTGGCGGTGAGCCCGAACACATCCGTGTAGAAGTTGAGCTGGAACAGGATCATCGTCATGAAGACGAAGTTCGCAGCCGCGTCCGCCGCGCTGTAGCCGGCCTTCTCGATGAAGGTGAGTTTCGGGGTGCTCATGCGTGGGTTTGAAAAAATCGGAACGAACGTCGACGCCCTGCCATCATGGATCGAACGGCGCGCCAACGGAAGCCGGGATGACTACGGCTATTCCGTGTTTTGGCCGGTCGGCGCAAGGAAAAATAAAACGTTTAATTTGCGGGCGATCTTTCATGGGGAGAGGTAGCGCGAAGCTTGGCTTCGCGTGCGGGTTGCAGTCCTTGGCGATGAAGGGCGTCCCCCTTCCCCATCGGGCCGCCCGCCGCACACGAAACCAAGCTTCGCGCTACAAAAAGAACCGCCATGGAGCAAACCTACCAGCTCCATGGCGGTCCGGGCTTCCCACACTCGTGGGAAATCATCGTCTTTTCAGGGAATCACGCGGATCCGGTAGAACCGCTGCGGGGCCTCGGGATCGACGGGCATGGTGAGCGTGAGGTCGCCGCCGGTGCCAGCCACCGGGCTGCCGTAATCCAGCCAGACCGCGAGGTCGCCGCTGTACTGGAGCTGGTAGTGGTGCGCGGGAGCCGAGTCCTTCATCGTGACCCCGGCCTGACTGCTGGCAAGGGCCAAGCCTGGAGCGAGCAATTCTCGGGCACTGATGGCCACCGGGGGTAGCGCCGCTAGCGCCGCCTGCGGCCCGTGGCCGGACAGCACCGACACCGCGGACGCGCTCAGGGCCGTACCGTAGATCCGGAACTCATCGAGCGCCCCATCAAGGTAGGGATCGGGCCACTGCGACTTGCCGAGGTAGTTCGCGGTGGTGTTGCCGAGGCTCGACGGGCTGAGTGTCATGGCGGTGTTCGTGCCCACGGCGGTGCCGTTCACATACAGCGTGCCGGTGTTGCCGGAGCGCGTGACCGCGAGGTGGGTCCACGTGCCGGTGGCGATGGCGGCGTTGCCGTCGATGATCTGCTCGCCGGTGGATGGCGTGCGAATCGCGAAGCGCGGCGCGCCCGCGGGTCCGTTCGGGGTGAGGAACAGGTAATTGTTCGTGCCGGTGCCGATGTCGAACACGCGCGCCCAGGTGGAGCCGGTATCGAGCTTCACCCATGCGGCGAGCGTGAAATCGCCGAGTCCGTTCACCACGCCCGCGGGCAGGGTGACGTGGTCGTCGCTGCCATCGAGGTTCACCGCGTTGCCACTGTTGCCCGCGATCCACGCCGGTCCATTGACCAGCGTCCCGTTCCAGCCATTGCCGGTGGTGTCCGACGCGGTGGTGCCGCTGGTTTCATCGAAGGCCAGCCGCGCGCGCAGGCCCTGGGTGGTTTCCAAGACCTCGGTGGCGCTGAAGGCCCGCGGATAGACGCGGAACTCATCGATCGCACCGTCGAAATACGGATCGGCCCACTGCGACCTACCGAGGTAATTCGCGGTGGTGTTGCCGAGGCTCGACGGGCTGAGCGTCATGCCGGTGTTGGTGGCCACCGCCACGCCATTGACATACAGCGTGCCGGTGTTGCCGGAGCGGGTGATGGCGAGGTGCGTCCACGCGCTGGTGGAAAGGGCCGCCGCGCCATCGAGGATCTGCTCGCCGGTGGAGGGAGTGCGGATTGCGAAACGCGGCACGCCGCCGGGTGTGGCCGCCGTCAGGAACAGGTAATTGTTCGTCCCGGTGCCGAAATCGAACACGCGTGACCACGTGGCCAGCGTGTCCGGTTTCACCCACACCGAGATCGTGAAGTCGGTGAGGCCGCCCACCACGCCGTTCGGCAGCGTCACATGGTCGTCGCTGCCATCGAGGTTCACCGCGTTACCGGATCGCCCCGCGCTCCACGCCGCGCCATTCACCAGCGTCCCGTTCCACAGGCTGCCGAACGTATCGGCCGCGGTGGTGCCGCTGCCCTCATCGAACTTCAGCCACAGCGGGCGAGGTTGCAGCAGGCAACTCCCCGCCGCGACCAGCGATGGCGATCCGGTGCCGGTGGAATTCTCCGCCGCCACCGTGTAGTAATACACCACGCCCTCCGTCACCGCGGTATCGGTGAAGGTCGTGCGCGGCACCGCGCTGGCGATCACCGTGAACGGTCCACCGCTGGTGGTCGCGCGCTGCACCGTGTAGCCGGTCGCCCCCGTCACCGCGGGCCAGGTTAGGACGACCTGAGCGTTCCCCGCGGTGGTGCCCACGCTGGCCGGGGCATCCGGCAACGGTGGGTGTTCGGTGAGGTGGCGGACATCGGCGGGAGTCAGCGCGTTGCCGTAGAACCGGAAGTCATCGACGCGCGCGTTGAGGTAGGGATCGGAATACTGCGACCGTCCGACGTAATTCAGCGTGGTGGTGCCCAGCATCGCGGGCGTCAACGTGATGGCCCCGTTGTTGCCCGCTTCCTCGCCGTTGATGTAGAGGCTGCCCTTGCCGTTCTTCAGGGTCACCGCCACGTGGGTCCAGGTGCCGGTGGGAATCGCCGCGTTGCCCTCGATGACCTGCTCGCCCGTGCCGGTGGTGATGGCGAAACGCGGGCGGTTGTTCGGCCCGGTGGGGGACAGATACATGTAGTTCGTCGTGCCGGTGCCGAAGTCCAGCAGGCGCATCCAGCCCGAGGACCCGTTGAGGTAGATCCATGCCGCCGCGCTGAAGTCGGTGACGCCGCTGGCGATCCCCGCGGGCAGGGTGACGTGGTCGTTGCTGCCATCGAGGTTCACCGCGTTGCCGATCGTGCCGGTCGTCCAGATCGGGCCGTTGACCAGCGTGCCGTTCCAACCGTTGCCGGTGGCATCCGCCGCGGTGGTGCTGCTGGTTTCGTCGAACTTCAGCCGCGCGATCAATCGCGCCGCGGAGGCCTCCATGCTCGGCAGGCTCTCGCCTCCAGCGCCTACCGCCGTGACGACGTAGTAGTAGGTCGTGCCGCTGCTCACGGTTGTGTCCGTGTAGCCGGTGGTGGTCACGCCGGTGGCGAGGGTCGTGTAGGGACCGCCCGAGGTGGTCGAGCGCTTCACGTTGTAACTGGTCGCGCCGGGAGCCGCCGACCACGTCAGGCTCACCTGGGTCGAGGAAACCTGCGTCGCGTTCACGTTGGCGGGAATCGCGGTGGCCGCGGGGGCCAACACCGCCCATTGCTGGTTCGGGCTGGTGAAGTCGTCATGGAGCCGTGCCTGCACGCCATCCGCGGTCGATCCGCCGGGAATGCCGACCGGCACGCCGCTGCCCGCGGGCGCGATGGTGAAGTAGCCGTCCGCACCGGGCGTGACCAGGTAGCGCTGCCAGTTCGCATCCGCGGCCCACCACCAGGTGAACCCGACCGCGTCGCCGTTCAAGCTGCCGCCGCCATTCCAGCTCCAGCCGTTGGAGGCCGCGGTGATCTTGTACTCGCCACCGCCGAGGTGCTGGAGCGTCCACTGTTGGCTGGTCGTACCGGTGTAGGCATTCTGCACCACACCCACCGAGGTGTTGCCCTCCAGCGCCTTGCCGGTGGCCCGGTTCAGGAACTTGTAGGTGCCATCGGCGATCGCACCGGTGGACGACGGCGTGAATTCGATCCAGTTCAGGTTGAAGCCCGCGCCGGTGAAGCTCACGCGGATCACCTGCTGGCCCGCGCTGAGGCGCACCGTCTTGTTCACCGTGCTCCACGTTTGCCAGCCACCGGTGTTCGGCACCGCGATGCTGCCGCTCACGTCCACGCCGCGCGCGGAGACCTGCATCGTCGAGGTCGTCACGC comes from Luteolibacter sp. LG18 and encodes:
- a CDS encoding endo-1,4-beta-xylanase, giving the protein MRIHVVMMAAAGLGLSAMPALAQATLKDAFKNRLLVGVAVRPHQFTGANATQAALIANQFNSITPENVMKWDALQPRENEFHFEQADRYVDFGTRNGMFTIGHTLVWHSQVPGWLFKDAAGNPVDRETLLARMKKHIQTVVGRYKGRVKGWDVVNEALEEDGTLRQSPWLKIIGEDYLAKAFQFAHEADPAAQLYYNDYGIEGGKKRDGAIALLKKLKAAGVPVTGVGIQDHVSLTWPPATMLDETITAFGQAGLKVMITELDVDVLPARGHNTSADVSRNEAADPALNPYTNGLPANVQEALARRYAELFAVYLKHPGVVTRVTLWGLCDGESWLNDWPIRGRTSHPLLFDRACKPKPAFQALVAPRR
- a CDS encoding LamG-like jellyroll fold domain-containing protein; translated protein: MKTHRGLIPALLATLVVLLGCLHPALAWQPDNGNGTYTNPPLYADYPDPDIIRVGSDFYLVSSTFANSPGINVLHSQDLVNWEIASHVASTLDGGDAFNLVNGAAYRGGMWAPSIRYRNGTFYVVVNPTYANARVYYTTNLAGSWQYYQLDRPAYDPGFFIDDDGTGYIICGGGNQTLLKLNSTYSQVVSQTDNVLASGAEGSHMIKRGGYYYVFNAKPSVWPFQLLCSRATNIYGPYETIVNLTESQGGHQGAIVDMADGTWQGFIMRDSGAVGRMTYISPVYWDNNWPVWGTPAAPNQVPATATKPVAGKPLMQPATSDDFSSSTLGLQWLWNHNPDNTRWSLTERSGYLRLKPTQAAGFWTARNTLTQKGQGPQSRGVVKLDLSHLQAGDICGFGTLGMHNGHIYVTTDGSGNRFLNMEVVTNLDATLVPDTRVTSVPFSGTTLYLRTDLDFQTNRAVCSYSGDGTTWTQLGGQYALEWGWGGSGTFQGDQFAMFCYNPNTASSSGYVDVDSFTFTGSAEFLGAQRGRPKLNPAGSTFVADNGHLLRGPFASTEWGPAPSSGQIEAVKYLGANAIHLYGECFDINYPATGSTAPGYAVDRIDQMVQMTRDAGLYLILTIGNGANNGANNAQYAHDFWAFYAARYKNETHVIYEVHNEPYAWGAPYSQATLNMEVDAYNTIRAAAPDTPVLLFTFAVLGGGAEAVADIQTVSTAANVDWTKTAVGFHGYAGSATTTKSLQTIRAAGYPCFMTEFTGMPWGNGSLWSQDVELTANLERLGISWLTFLPLGQEFLETARYQTPVDRAGISWVPDFGSWPKLRGVHGNGGVPRATPGFTGNTLVGTLRLEAEEFDTGGQDVGYHDADNGTQWGGQYRAEGVDIEATADTGGGYDIGWTNNGEWLEYTVLVTEAGDYNLGLRVASVTTSTMQVSARGVDVSGSIAVPNTGGWQTWSTVNKTVRLSAGQQVIRVSFTGAGFNLNWIEFTPSSTGAIADGTYKFLNRATGKALEGNTSVGVVQNAYTGTTSQQWTLQHLGGGEYKITAASNGWSWNGGGSLNGDAVGFTWWWAADANWQRYLVTPGADGYFTIAPAGSGVPVGIPGGSTADGVQARLHDDFTSPNQQWAVLAPAATAIPANVNATQVSSTQVSLTWSAAPGATSYNVKRSTTSGGPYTTLATGVTTTGYTDTTVSSGTTYYYVVTAVGAGGESLPSMEASAARLIARLKFDETSSTTAADATGNGWNGTLVNGPIWTTGTIGNAVNLDGSNDHVTLPAGIASGVTDFSAAAWIYLNGSSGWMRLLDFGTGTTNYMYLSPTGPNNRPRFAITTGTGEQVIEGNAAIPTGTWTHVAVTLKNGKGSLYINGEEAGNNGAITLTPAMLGTTTLNYVGRSQYSDPYLNARVDDFRFYGNALTPADVRHLTEHPPLPDAPASVGTTAGNAQVVLTWPAVTGATGYTVQRATTSGGPFTVIASAVPRTTFTDTAVTEGVVYYYTVAAENSTGTGSPSLVAAGSCLLQPRPLWLKFDEGSGTTAADTFGSLWNGTLVNGAAWSAGRSGNAVNLDGSDDHVTLPNGVVGGLTDFTISVWVKPDTLATWSRVFDFGTGTNNYLFLTAATPGGVPRFAIRTPSTGEQILDGAAALSTSAWTHLAITRSGNTGTLYVNGVAVATNTGMTLSPSSLGNTTANYLGRSQWADPYFDGAIDEFRVYPRAFSATEVLETTQGLRARLAFDETSGTTASDTTGNGWNGTLVNGPAWIAGNSGNAVNLDGSDDHVTLPAGVVNGLGDFTLAAWVKLDTGSTWARVFDIGTGTNNYLFLTPNGPAGAPRFAIRTPSTGEQIIDGNAAIATGTWTHLAVTRSGNTGTLYVNGTAVGTNTAMTLSPSSLGNTTANYLGKSQWPDPYLDGALDEFRIYGTALSASAVSVLSGHGPQAALAALPPVAISARELLAPGLALASSQAGVTMKDSAPAHHYQLQYSGDLAVWLDYGSPVAGTGGDLTLTMPVDPEAPQRFYRIRVIP
- a CDS encoding glycoside hydrolase family 43 protein; translation: MIFPKFPTHRLLQSLALALVIVPFTPPVLAETTKGGAVAGWAEFTSFDYEGSDPVFDQTPPKPGAFHNPILTGFYPDPSICRAGKDFYLINSTFSYYPGVPIFHSTDLVNWNQIGHILDRPSQLDVDGLPVSCGIFAPAIQYHDGLFYMITTNVYGIGNFYVTAKNPAGPWSEPVKLPLDGIDPSFFFDDDGRAYIVHNGNPPDKKPLYDGHRAIWLWEFDAKTQSVKNGRIVVNGGVDISKKPAWIEGPHLFKRNGWYYLCAAEGGTGPNHSQVILRTKSLAEPFVPFPGNPILTQRDMDPNRPDPVTCLGHADLVETPNGEWWAVFLGVRPYGGGYSNLGRETYLLPVTWENDWPMILKPGVPLPRNVKRPNLPPSAPAKTPLNGSFSVHDDFNGKELGQQWFFLRTPREPWWSLTAKPGSLMIAPRPVALHSIDKPDPAANGNPSFVARRLQHVRYSASTTLVLNPAATAGDAGLAALQNDTNYFFLGVHTEPGKPRSVFLEQRTKNTSAETLASETLPENAKAITFRMEGDGKDQTFSYRVTKDGEWKVLKAGVDGSILSTGSAGGFVGATLGMYARSTR
- a CDS encoding glycoside-pentoside-hexuronide (GPH):cation symporter; this encodes MSTPKLTFIEKAGYSAADAAANFVFMTMILFQLNFYTDVFGLTASAAASVLLWPRLWDAIFDPIMGVLADRTNTRWGKFRPWILWTAVPWAVVMVLAYTTPSGWKAGPLVAYAVITNMLLMTLYSMNNMPYSALGGVITADLNERAKLNSFRFIAVNIAQFIVGGFTLPLVARFSEGHDRQHGWQVTMTIWAVVCLVLFLITFFTSRERIQPVAETHTPPKQDFVDLLKNGPWRVMALMTLVHFAILSFRGGALYNYYHQFTDKAAMFDFLARLGLTAPALAEGAPKPGGLLESLGYIVHGTRDNLAASNIADVFNSLANMIGTLTMILGILASASFARRFGKKAVAVAGFALSAVNAFAFYLLKPDQVTGMLVLTVLGSLVYAPTVPLIWAIFADVADYSELVTGRRFTGMVFATIGFCLKAGLALGSASFLWIMSGVFHYDTKHPEATDAVTGYHVTSTLAVGVMFTLCTALLLAYRLNKRATLEMADELARRRADAAPAAA